A section of the Jaculus jaculus isolate mJacJac1 chromosome 6, mJacJac1.mat.Y.cur, whole genome shotgun sequence genome encodes:
- the LOC101601424 gene encoding protein RoBo-1-like: protein MTWASILKNLLMVCVFTSSAVSTVVPSLSLMAQEKGCSTNVCAPLLFSATLGGQRTFAYEHQCCEQEQCNKDLQLSQLSSQTNGVECPACYNETHMSCDPVLLKCTGTQTRCIEVISTGVPTNGPSSLVFYGMGCATETACGLNMHVFGDLRVIALCTSTNGSPLLRSISPVLPGLLLLKVLL from the exons ATGACCTGGGCTTCCATCCTGAAGAACCTCCTCATGGTCTGTGTCTTCACCTCCTCTGCTGTCAGCACTGTGG TGCCTTCCttaagcctaatggcccaggagAAAGGCTGTTCCACGAATGTGTGTGCTCCGCTTTTATTCTCTGCAACTCTGGGGGGCCAACGAACATTTGCATATGAACACCAATGCTGCGAACAGGAACAGTGCAACAAGGACCTACAAC tGTCTCAGCTTTCTTCACAAACCAATGGTGTGGAATGTCCTGCCTGCTATAATGAGACACACATGTCATGTGACCCCGTCCTGCTAAAGTGCACAGGGACACAGACAAGATGTATTGAAGTCATTAGCACAG gAGTGCCAACCAATGGTCCTTCTTCCTTAGTTTTCTATGGAATGGGCTGTGCTACTGAAACTGCCTGTGGCTTGAACATGCATGTCTTTGGTGACTTAAGAGTCATAGCCTTATGC ACTTCGACTAATGGGAGCCCTCTACTCCGTTCAATCTCACCAGTTTTACCTGGTCTTCTCCTACTGAAAGTCTTGCTTTGA